The following proteins are co-located in the Plasmodium cynomolgi strain B DNA, scaffold: 0711, whole genome shotgun sequence genome:
- a CDS encoding hypothetical protein (putative), translating to LFTNYENILSCEQRKHETSITIYSSECSNFNGLDSISPTCKSFDACNAVSKFLNHLQGNHNDTYAENGFKYMYYWLYVDVLKRKVKHYDTIKLYKELIDKYEEKGWHLFEKCKNLLNEKNSENLIKLFTLYKYFNKVEANYALDKEKCKYAKECADTYMRYIGESHICDDKDFCSQLEKFRVKFNNHLTSIEYCDELKEFPPFQVSSLSATISLPVSVMSIISLFSFITYKVASWINPKLMKKKRSINELLQETENIENNSNGISYNIAYNLSE from the exons TTATTTACTAATTACGAAAATATATTGTCTTGCGAACAGAGAAAACATGAAACATCAATCACTATTTATTCGAGTGAATGTAGTAATTTTAATGGATTAGATTCAATATCTCCTACATGTAAATCTTTTGATGCATGCAATGCtgtttctaaatttttaaatcatttaCAGGGGAATCATAATGATACTTATGCTGAAAATGgatttaaatatatgtactattggttatatgttGATGTACTGAAAAGAAAGGTAAAACATTACGATACGATTAAATTGTATAAGGAACTGATTgataaatatgaagaaaaaggatggcacttatttgaaaaatgtaaaaatctATTAAACGAGAAAAATTCCGAAAATCTTATAAAACtctttactttatataaatattttaataaagttGAAGCTAATTATGCACttgataaagaaaaatgtaaatatgctAAAGAATGCGCTGATACATATATGCGTTACATAGGTGAATCCCATATATGTGATGACAAAGATTTTTGCAGTCAATTAGAAAAATTTCGagtaaaatttaataatcaTCTTACATCAATAGAATATTGTGATGAATTAAAAGAATTCCCACCCTTCCAAGTATCTTCTCTATCTGCAACCATTTCACTCCCAGTTTCTGTAATGTCGATaatatctttattttcatttattacatataaggtgg CTTCATGGATAAACCCTAAattaatgaagaagaaaagatccattaatgaattattacaggaaacggaaaatatagaaaataattcgaaTGGAATTTCATACAACA